The Xylocopa sonorina isolate GNS202 chromosome 11, iyXylSono1_principal, whole genome shotgun sequence genome includes the window GAACGAACATTGGGTCGAAGTAAAGGAATAAAAGAGGAGGGCTAAAAGAGAACGAGTGCCTTCTGGTGATCAACGGTGTAGCAAATTATTCGATACATTGCTAAATTATCTACAACAAGCATTTCACGGTAATTGGGCTGACATTTTGTTGAGTTTAACAAGAAGAGGTTTTAGTATAATATAGCGGTTGATATTCTAAGATACAACTGTGATACTTTGTGCACGTAACTTGTGTTACGAGAAAATGTCGTTTGCGTTAAATGTTTCGTAACATCGATGAACTGCCTTGTTATTTTCCTCGATGGAGGAAGATATCTTGAACGAATCTCGTTCTAACTTGATAGTAAATAAGAGAAAAGAATTTTCAAGTTCTCTCTCTCGAATGAAGCCTGTAACGTCTTACGAATGTAGAGAAATGATGAATGTTCACATGAAAACAACGAGGCATTTCGATGGTGCgcggaaaatagtttttttaagGCATGCGTTAGTTAATAAACGTGTCACAAGAGGCagttaaaaatttattttagatGCCTAATATCAAGCTACAAAGTTCAGATGGTGAAGTTTTCGAAGTGGATGTTGATATCGCAAAATGTTCAGTTACTATAAAAACTATGTTGGAAGACCTTGGAATGGACGAGGATGAGGAAGAAGTCGTTCCTCTTCCAAATGTTAATTCTGCTATCCTTAGGAAAGTAATACAGTGGGCTACTTATCACAAGGATGATCCACCACCACCGGAAGACGATGAAAACAAGGAGAAACGCACTGACGATATAAATTCTTGGGATGCGGATTTCTTGAAAGTACATACTTAGTTTTTCCTTTGATATTTGCAAAAGAAAATGAGACGATTCTAAATATTTGGAACATTTACTTATAGGTTGATCAAGGAACATTGTTCGAGTTAATCTTGGCTGCTAATTACCTTGATATTAAAGGATTGTTAGATGTGACATGTAAAACTGTTGCCAATATGATAAAAGGCAAAACACCGGAAGAAATTCGAAAAACgtttaatattaaaaatgatttcTCCGCATCCGAAGAGGAACAGGTTCGCAAAGAAAACGAGTGGTGCGAAGAAAAATAGATTAAAATAATCATTTTATTTTTGAAAtatatttaacaaatttgttTCCAGTGTTTAGAAATTCAACAGAAAATTGTACACTTATTTATAGATCTATAAAAactcattttatttttaattttccaTGCACTGAATAGCAGCTCTATTACATAAATGGATTATTCCTCTAAGCATAGGTCTCGTCAAACGATTTCTGgtttatttatttcaaatttgtaTATAGTCAAAATTTTTTACACAGATAATTTTTTATATTCATCATTGCTGTTTTGATCTAGTGATACATTAGATTTGCATAACTATTGTTtcatttttataaatataaatttaatttctaTCCTTGGCAATTATTGTCCTAATAATTCTTATATTACTGTACAATTTTAGAAGATCAATAATTCTGTGACATAATATTGTAAGAATGTGAACTTGAAAAttgtaaatttatttaaaaaaaattaggagaaacgattaaaaattacaactATATGTATTACGTTATTAGTATATAGAAATAACACTTTAGGCACATCAAAAGCTAAGTAACAGAAATGTACAATCATATATGTGTATCTATATGTATcacaatatacatatatatatacatatatgttaaATTTTGTTGTGCAATTATAAAAATACACAATGTATGCTTCGCTTGAACAAAAAGCAATTATTACATTTTCCATCACCAATTATCGACGTGAAATGAAAAATGATACCCTGTGATATATAACAAAAGGTTAATGTAAGTTCGACGCATGATGCTAAAAGGAGATACACAACATAACCTGTAATATGAACGAGATTTTTGAAAACCTCATAAAAACAATGAGTATTAAAGCTCGTTCCAATTTAGACaaaaataaaattagaatataaaaataattttgtaTAATTAAAGACAATCAATATTGAATATTACT containing:
- the Skpa gene encoding S-phase kinase associated protein 1 SKP1-related A, with amino-acid sequence MPNIKLQSSDGEVFEVDVDIAKCSVTIKTMLEDLGMDEDEEEVVPLPNVNSAILRKVIQWATYHKDDPPPPEDDENKEKRTDDINSWDADFLKVDQGTLFELILAANYLDIKGLLDVTCKTVANMIKGKTPEEIRKTFNIKNDFSASEEEQVRKENEWCEEK